The Aneurinibacillus uraniidurans genome segment TTGAATCATTCGTCTCGGAGCCGTTCTGGGAAGTGCTGGCTACTTTTGATATGAGCGGCATGCAGTATGTGGGAAAATGGTTCAAAGATGAGGAAACACGTCTTACAAATCCGGAGATGGCGCATAAAATCGCGGCGTTTTGTCATGGGAAGTCCGCGCGTGTCGAAGATGTACAGACGGAACGGAAAGAAACGCCGCCGCCGCTTTTGTTCAACTTATCAGCCCTTCAGTCAGCGGCGAATAAGGCGTTCAAGTTTTCTCCGAAAAAGACATTGGATGTGACCCAGCAGCTGTATGTAAAAGGCTTCGTCTCGTATCCACGATCAGATTCGCAGCATGTTACAGCAGAAGAAGCGGCGTTATTTCCGGACATTCTCACGAAGCTTGGGCAGCAGTCTTTGTACCAGGCGTACATACCGACCCCAGTGTCGTCACTTTTGCATAATCGGCGTTACGTCGATCCGAAAAAAGTAACCGATCATTACGCGATCATTCCTACCGAACAAGTGCCAGACATGGAGAAATTGTCTGCAGATGAGCGGAAAATGTATGAGTTGATTGCGAAGCGCTTGATCGCTGCCCATTATGAAGCGGCGATTTTTGACCATACGACGATTGTGACAAAAGTGGATGGGCGAGCCACCTTCCGTACGAAAGGAAAGCGTGAAGTACAGGAAGGTTGGCGACGTGTGCTGTTTGACGGTAAAAAGAAGAAGCAGAAAGCGGAGAAAAACGATGAGGAAGACGTGCTGCTGCCAGATGTACATATGGGAGCAGATGGGACGGTTGTATCTGCTGACGTAAAAGAAAGTAAAACCCAGCCGCCTAAACGGTATACGGAAGGTGATCTGATTACGGTTATGAAAACAGCCGGTAAGCATATGGATGATGCTGAACTGGAAAAAGTCATGCACCGTGTGGAAGGGCTAGGTACAGAAGCGACGCGAGCCGGGATTATCACAGTGCTAAAAGACCGGGGTTACATCGAAGTGTCCAAAAATCTTGTGTATGCGACAGATAAAGGTCGCATGTTAGTAGAAGCGGTGGGGGCGAGCATTTTGTCGTCTGCGGAGATGACGGCGAAGTGGGAACAGCGTCTGCATGAGATCGGGCAGGGAAAGGCCGCATCCACTCCGTTCATGGAGCAGGCACGTAAGCTGGCGACTCATCTTGTAGACGAAGCGATCAAGCAAGCTGAAACATGGAATTTCACCGGGATTGATGAGGAAGCACTCAAGGCAGCTTCTGCCGAGAAGCGCGGCCGGGGCAAGCAGAAGGGAGCGCCCGTAAAAGTAGGAGTGTGTAAAAAATGCGGTGGCGATATGCTGGATCGCAGCACATTTTACGGATGCGCCCGTTATCAGGAGACGAAGTGCGATTTTACGCTGCCGAAAAAAATGCTCAGCAAAACGATTTCACAGACCAATGTCCGCAAGCTGCTTGCAGGTCAGGAAACGGATACAATTAAAGGATTTAAAAAGGGAGAGAAAACATTTGATGCCCGTTTGAAATGGGATGAAGTAGCCGGAAAGATTGCCTTTATTTTTCCACCACGTCAGGCGGAAAATGGAGGATAGAAGATATCAAACGAGTATGGAATCAGTAGGGGAGAGGATACGATGCGTAAACCGATACAGCCGATCGTAATCATTGGTGGGGGCGTAGCTGGATTAATGGCAGCCCGTGTATTGATGGAGGCGGGGGAAGAAGTTGTTGTACTGGATAAGGGTCGCAGTGGAGGAGGACGCATGGCAACGCGTCGCATTGGGGAAGCGACGCTTGATCACGGAGCGCAATATTTTACCGTGCGCTCACCAGAGTTTGCAAAAGAAGTAGCCAAATGGGAAGAAGAAGGATGGGTTACGCCATGGTTTGGTACCCAACATGTACGTTATCGTGCCTGCGGTGGGATGAATCGTTTGACGAAGCACCTGGCGGAGCCGCTTGATATTGGTGTGCGTGTTCGGGTAACCGCTGTACATCCAGACCCGGCCGGCTGGAAGCTTGACTGGGTGTCTGAAGAGCAAGATTTTGTGCCGCAAATGTATGATGAAGTGATGCCAGAAGACGTGTATGACCCAGGTGCGAAAGCAAGTGTCAAAGCGCGTGCTGTCATTTTGACAGCACCTGTCAAGCAGGCGCTCTACATTTTACGTGCGGGTGAAACAGAATTACCCGCACCACTGCTTGATGAGCTGCAGGCAGTAGACTATTTGCCGTGTCTCGCGGCGCTTGTTGTGCTAGACGGTCCATCAGCAGTACCGGAACCTGGCCTGTGGCGGGCGGATCATCCGGACTCGCCGGTCCAACTCGTAGTGGATAACAGTATGAAAGGGGTATCGGCTCGCACGGCGCTTACGGTATATGCATGTGGACGCTGGTCGAAAGAGCACTTTAATGAACCGGACGAGGAAATTATGCGCCGTCTGCTTGCGGATGCAGCCCCGTGGTTCAATAAGGTAAATATTGTAGAAGCGCAGCTGAAGCGCTGGCGTTTCTCACTTGTGGATAAACCGTATCCAGGGTTGTTTGCGGATGCGGGGCTGCAGGCGCCGCTTATATTAGCTGGGGATGCGTTTATTTCTCCTGATGATTCCGCACAGAGTGGGCGAGTGGAAAGTGCGGCGTTATCTGG includes the following:
- a CDS encoding NAD(P)/FAD-dependent oxidoreductase; translated protein: MRKPIQPIVIIGGGVAGLMAARVLMEAGEEVVVLDKGRSGGGRMATRRIGEATLDHGAQYFTVRSPEFAKEVAKWEEEGWVTPWFGTQHVRYRACGGMNRLTKHLAEPLDIGVRVRVTAVHPDPAGWKLDWVSEEQDFVPQMYDEVMPEDVYDPGAKASVKARAVILTAPVKQALYILRAGETELPAPLLDELQAVDYLPCLAALVVLDGPSAVPEPGLWRADHPDSPVQLVVDNSMKGVSARTALTVYACGRWSKEHFNEPDEEIMRRLLADAAPWFNKVNIVEAQLKRWRFSLVDKPYPGLFADAGLQAPLILAGDAFISPDDSAQSGRVESAALSGMAAAHHLLQVLPAVE
- a CDS encoding DNA topoisomerase III; amino-acid sequence: MKVILAEKPDQGAKLAAPFTTKKGQGYIEIKPHPLFPDGAIVTWAVGHLCELVPPEEYDPSYKKWSLSTLPILPNQFRHKVTPSKYKQFTIVKSLLKRPDVTEIIMAGDAGREGEYITRIIIQLAGVRKPLKRLWISSLTEKAVLNGFAALKDESATRPLYDEALSRSCADWLIGMNGSRVYSLLFQKRGIREVFSTGRVQTPTLSLIVKREKEIESFVSEPFWEVLATFDMSGMQYVGKWFKDEETRLTNPEMAHKIAAFCHGKSARVEDVQTERKETPPPLLFNLSALQSAANKAFKFSPKKTLDVTQQLYVKGFVSYPRSDSQHVTAEEAALFPDILTKLGQQSLYQAYIPTPVSSLLHNRRYVDPKKVTDHYAIIPTEQVPDMEKLSADERKMYELIAKRLIAAHYEAAIFDHTTIVTKVDGRATFRTKGKREVQEGWRRVLFDGKKKKQKAEKNDEEDVLLPDVHMGADGTVVSADVKESKTQPPKRYTEGDLITVMKTAGKHMDDAELEKVMHRVEGLGTEATRAGIITVLKDRGYIEVSKNLVYATDKGRMLVEAVGASILSSAEMTAKWEQRLHEIGQGKAASTPFMEQARKLATHLVDEAIKQAETWNFTGIDEEALKAASAEKRGRGKQKGAPVKVGVCKKCGGDMLDRSTFYGCARYQETKCDFTLPKKMLSKTISQTNVRKLLAGQETDTIKGFKKGEKTFDARLKWDEVAGKIAFIFPPRQAENGG